One Pseudoalteromonas rubra genomic window, CCTGGCGCTAAATGCTCAGGCGATCTTCGCCGGGATCCCTGAACCCTTAACCTTTTATCGTGTTAATGCCAGCGGCCTGTCCGCCAACTTGAAAAAGCAATATCAGAGCTGGGAAACGGCGGTCAATAAACATCGCCGTAGCCATGCGAAGTTTTTCAGACAGTGTGGGTCGCTTGCCCGCGCTTATCAGCTCAGATACCTGAGTCGTCGTGCCGTACAATCGCGCAATGCATTTGCCGCAATAAAACTGATACATCAGGCACTATTCACTGATATCCGCATTCTATTAGATGAGCCTGGCCGCACAGCACTCACCTGGTGTTGTGCCCTGACCAGCCTATTGCCAAAATCGCTGTACAATCGCGCAGAAAAACTGGCGATGCGCACTGTGGGCCAGTCTAACAAACATCCTGTAGGCTAACCTCTCACTCCCGGGCCTACGCATTTATCTGCTTGTCGCAGATACTGCACCTCGCACCTGAGGCCCTTAAGCCAGCATTTGCTGGCTTCTTTTCATTTTGAAATTGCTTTGCAAAATACAAAAAGCCACGCAGAAAAACACAAAAAAAACCTTAAGCGTCTGATTGTTATAAATTTTAAAAATTGGCTCAAATTGTGCTCATATCTTGTTAAGACCACTTAGAGAGACAGACCTCCAAGGAGCACATTATGAGACCAACCACTGCAATCACAGCCCTGCTGACCCGCACTTGTGCGCTCGTACTGTGTGTCCTTGGCTCAGGGTGCTCACTCAGCCCGGACTATAATGACGAGGACTTTTACGGCATGCCGCATGCGGTTGGCACGCAATTTGGACAATCCAATTCTGTGTTTGCCTCTCGCCTGACCTGCACCGATGCCGATGACTTTGCCGCGGCAGCGAATTATCGGGTTGATCAACCAATCCCTTTGTCTGCACCCGCTGTCACTCCAGTAGACCATCGTTCACCAGATTTGCAGGGCTCTGCACCGCTCAGCCCGGGAGATCTGATACAGGTCAATATGGAATACGGAGAAGGCTTTAATGGCGATTATGTCATTAACAACTCAGGGACATTAGACTTACCTGTCATTGAGCCTGTTTATGCCGCAGGCCTGACAACAGCAGCACTGGCTAAAAAGGTGGAACTTGCTCTGATCCGTGCCAAAATATTTCGTGCTCAAACGCTGGATGTCACCATAAAAATTAAAAACTGGGCTGCAATCGAAGTTCCAGTATCCGGGGCGGTTTTTTCACCAGGACGCGTCACAATTAACGCTAAAATCCCAGCTCAATTACTTGAAGAGCAAATTGCAGCTTCTGGCGACCATTCGAAACAACGCCTGTTGTCTGAGGCTATACGTGCTGCCGCAGGTGTGCGCCCCGACGCCAAATTGGATCAGGTGATCCTGGTTCGTCAAGGCTGGCGTATCGAAGCAGATATGAGTGGTATATTAACTGGCCAACCTGTTACAGATCACGTGCTCATTGCAGGCGACCAAGTGATCGTGCCCAGCACGGGGTGTTTTCAACCTAACCTGGTGCGCCCTTCACAAATTACGCCAAAAGGCTTTCGGGTCTTTATGTCTAACCTGATTGACTCGTCAATGAGTAACGCTAATGCCGCAATAGGTCGTTTTTCAAGTAACCTGCCATATGGCACCCGTTTATTACAGGCCGCGATTTCAGCGAACTGTGTAGGTGGTAAAGAATATACCAATGCCCCTCGTCGCGTCGTGCTGGTCAGCAATCATCCACTGACAGGCCAAACCCAGGTCGTCGAGCGCTCTGTAGAAGAGCTGATGCGTATGTCTTATCGCGACCATGTTAACCCGTATGTTATGCCGAATGATGCGATAGCCTGCTATGATTCAGATATCACTAACTTGCGTGATATCGCCAAAACCCTGCTCGATATCGTGGCACCTTTCTCTTTGCTGAGTAAGGAGGATTCATGAACACGCAACTTCAGGTAACCACGCCGTACTCACGGTTTAGATCTGCGATTTATCGCACCCTGCATAAGCCTTACCTGGTCACCTGTCTGGTTAGCTATGCCGTTATTTTGTTACTGGTCTTTGCCTACCTGCAACAACCCGCAAAATACCGTAGTGACCTGGATATGGTACTACCCGGAACCGGTGCAAACAGTAATGTCTCTCTGGATGAGGTTGGTCAGGTCGTGTCTTCAACCACCGCACCGTTTGGTAAAGGCTATAACCCCAAGGTCAATTACAAAGAAATGCTGATGAGTAAAAACCTGATCGAAAACGCCGCCAAATCCATGGGTATGACTGCCGCAGCATTTGGCCGCCCTAAAGTGCGCCTGACTGAGCAAACATCCATTTTGAAAATCGAGATCACTGGTGCCAGCCCACGGATCGCCGAAAACAAAGCCTGGGCCCTGT contains:
- a CDS encoding polysaccharide biosynthesis/export family protein translates to MRPTTAITALLTRTCALVLCVLGSGCSLSPDYNDEDFYGMPHAVGTQFGQSNSVFASRLTCTDADDFAAAANYRVDQPIPLSAPAVTPVDHRSPDLQGSAPLSPGDLIQVNMEYGEGFNGDYVINNSGTLDLPVIEPVYAAGLTTAALAKKVELALIRAKIFRAQTLDVTIKIKNWAAIEVPVSGAVFSPGRVTINAKIPAQLLEEQIAASGDHSKQRLLSEAIRAAAGVRPDAKLDQVILVRQGWRIEADMSGILTGQPVTDHVLIAGDQVIVPSTGCFQPNLVRPSQITPKGFRVFMSNLIDSSMSNANAAIGRFSSNLPYGTRLLQAAISANCVGGKEYTNAPRRVVLVSNHPLTGQTQVVERSVEELMRMSYRDHVNPYVMPNDAIACYDSDITNLRDIAKTLLDIVAPFSLLSKEDS